A section of the Sebastes fasciatus isolate fSebFas1 chromosome 5, fSebFas1.pri, whole genome shotgun sequence genome encodes:
- the LOC141767637 gene encoding thiamine transporter 1-like, which translates to MGFCWSGECGGSCRAGHYMPCHAGWVGPTVPLCIYGFCSMMRPIEPFMTEFLTGTYKNLTTEQVTRQVYPVWTYSSLVFLIPILLVTDFLRYKPVLILQGLSYVTAFLLVLVGSGVHSAQLAFFSYSIAMAADVAYISYIYSVVQPSYYQRVTSYVKGAMLLGYAVGALLGQLLVSVGGVSLYCLAVVTVISVSVALITSFFLPMPKTSLFLKGTHSAQQGSSGEDSHDSEGQDFCATAAKHVGRMFRRLASDCKKCYSSVAVLFFCIWSATGKCGFYQVAGYVQVLWADMQPHNFTAYNGAVDGISTLIGAAATVAVGHVSLEWSVWGELVLGGFTFLIAGALFLMDLTDNIWVSYTFYFLFKSVYMQLSTICTFQIAKTLKRERYALVFGMNSFLGTILQSVLTVIVISSKSLQLTITSQFLIYASYFVAISLLFIVRGVYTVLHMKRPAGGNQAERATSLPDA; encoded by the exons ATGGGTTTTTGCTGGAGCGGGGAGTGTGGCGGCAGTTGCCGGGCAGGCCATTATATGCCCTGCCATGCTGGTTGGGTGGGCCCCACTGTGCCGCTCTGCATCTATGGTTTCTGCTCCATGATGAGGCCTATAGAGCCCTTCATGACAGAGTTTCTCACAGGAACGTACAAGAATCTCACCACCGAGCAG GTGACGAGACAGGTTTATCCTGTGTGGACTTATTCCAGCCTGGTTTTCCTCATCCCGATCCTCCTGGTGACAGACTTCCTCAGGTACAAGCCTGTACTCATCCTCCAGGGGCTCAGCTATGTCACAGCATTTCTGCTGGTACTAGTTGGCTCGGGGGTCCACTCGGCTCAGTTGGCCTTCTTCAGCTACAGCATTGCCATGGCAGCGGATGTGGCCTATATCTCCTACATTTACAGCGTGGTGCAGCCTAGCTACTATCAGAGAGTGACCAGTTATGTCAAAGGTGCAATGCTGCTGGGCTACGCTGTGGGTGCTCTGCTGGGCCAACTGCTAGTGTCTGTGGGTGGGGTGTCCTTGTATTGCTTAGCTGTTGTGACTgtcatctctgtctctgtggcACTGATAACCAGCTTTTTCCTGCCCATGCCTAAAACTAGTTTATTTCTTAAGGGCACACATTCTGCACAACAGGGAAGCTCAGGCGAAGACAGTCACGACTCTGAAGGACAAGACTTTTGCGCGACGGCCGCCAAGCATGTTGGGAGGATGTTCAGAAGGCTCGCGTCGGACTGTAAGAAATGTTATTCCTCCGTGGCTGTGCTCTTCTTCTGCATATGGTCAGCTACAGGGAAATGCGGCTTTTACCAGGTCGCGGGGTACGTCCAGGTCCTCTGGGCAGATATGCAGCCTCACAACTTCACAGCCTACAACGGAGCGGTAGATGGCATCAGTACATTAATAG GAGCTGCAGCCACTGTCGCTGTGGGACACGTGTCTCTGGAGTGGTCTGTGTGGGGGGAACTGGTCCTGGGGGGCTTCACATTCCTGATCGCTGGGGCTTTATTCCTAATGGATCTGACTGACAACATCTGGGTCAGCTACACGTTCTACTTCCTCTTCAAATCAGTTTACATGCAGCTCAGCACCATCTGCAC TTTTCAGATAGCCAAGACGCTGAAAAGGGAGCGCTATGCGTTGGTATTCGGCATGAACAGTTTTCTGGGCACAATCCTCCAGAGTGTCCTCACCGTCATCGTCATCAGCTCCAAGTCTCTACAGCTCACCATCACCTCGCAG TTCCTGATCTACGCTTCGTACTTTGTTGCCATTTCCCTGCTGTTCATAGTCAGAGGTGTGTATACTGTGCTCCACATGAAGCGTCCCGCTGGGGGCAACCAGGCAGAGAGAGCCACCAGCCTGCCAGATGCCTAA